The following are encoded in a window of Amaranthus tricolor cultivar Red isolate AtriRed21 chromosome 2, ASM2621246v1, whole genome shotgun sequence genomic DNA:
- the LOC130805340 gene encoding protein SENSITIVE TO PROTON RHIZOTOXICITY 2-like: MHRTLSGFTSTIDHHALQQDILESSFRHGGGSGGGGGGGVGSECHLIRSLLCNLSILKERVHDIESFLSIFLAQENNNFHPSYNLSVDQSMAFSTISNTINDIVETASDMRLSCQQMIFESNYDHTVDLPHSSMQSLVHDNGLLEFNDGHVINKGTEQGFYDGDNNLYSWYLQNPTNFYNNTNSNNVPETSRSPTTSTTMEASQNYEVVELEAADLLARYTHCCQVCGRGFKREANLKMHMRTHGDHYKTSLISNNTSNKSLIDEENNNSKNMVLRKYSCPQEGCRWNKKHSKFQPLKSIVCVRNHYKRTHCHKMFMCKRCNLKQFSVLSDLKTHEKHCGDVKWHCSCGSSFSKKDKLMDHVGLFVGHTPLIVVSQLEGLNLQFS; this comes from the coding sequence ATGCATAGAACTCTCAGCGGATTTACAAGCACCATCGATCACCATGCTTTACAACAAGACATCCTGGAGTCTAGCTTCAGACACGGTGGTGgtagtggtggtggtggtggtggtggtgtaggATCGGAATGTCACTTGATTAGGTCCCTTCTTTGCAACCTATCCATCTTAAAAGAGAGAGTCCATGATATTGAATCCTTTTTGAGCATATTTCTTGCCCAAGAAAATAACAATTTCCATCCTTCTTATAATCTTTCAGTTGATCAATCAATGGCCTTTTCAACCATTTCTAACACTATCAATGACATTGTTGAAACTGCTTCTGATATGAGACTCAGTTGCCAACAGATGATCTTTGAATCAAATTATGATCATACTGTTGATCTGCCCCATAGTAGCATGCAAAGCTTAGTTCATGATAATGGACTATTGGAATTCAATGATGGGCATGTAATAAATAAGGGCACAGAACAAGGGTTTTATGATGGGGATAATAACTTGTACAGTTGGTATCTTCAAAACCCAACTaatttctacaataataccaacagCAACAATGTTCCAGAAACTTCTAGAAGCCCAACAACAAGTACAACAATGGAAGCTTCTCAGAATTATGAAGTGGTGGAACTGGAAGCAGCAGAtctattagcaagatacacacACTGCTGTCAAGTCTGTGGTCGAGGGTTCAAACGAGAGGCGAATCTTAAGATGCATATGCGCACTCATGGAGACCATTACAAGACAAGTCTGATTAGTAACAATACTTCAAACAAGAGTCTTATTGATGAAGAAAATAACAACAGCAAAAATATGGTGCTTAGGAAATACTCGTGTCCACAAGAAGGATGCAGGTGGAATAAGAAGCATTCGAAGTTTCAGCCTTTGAAATCGATAGTGTGTGTTAGGAATCACTATAAAAGGACACATTGTCATAAGATGTTTATGTGTAAGAGGTGTAATTTGAAGCAGTTTTCTGTGTTATCGGATTTGAAGACACATGAGAAGCATTGTGGGGATGTTAAATGGCATTGTTCTTGTGGGTCCAGTTTCTCAAAGAAGGATAAATTGATGGATCATGTTGGTTTGTTTGTTGGGCATACACCTTTGATTGTTGTTAGCCAGCTTGAAGGCCTCAACCTTCAGTTTTCCTAG